The genomic DNA ATCACCAGAATATCGGCGGCCTTGATGGAATTCCACAGTTTAGGGAAATCATCGCGGTCCCAGCCATGCTCTGTCATATCCGGCTGCACACCAAGGGCCACCTGATGATCCAGCATGTGAATATGCTCTACCGCAATGCCATTGGCAGCCATGATATCACCGCTGACACCCATCAGCAATTTGGTGTGGGACTCGTCTGATTTCTGTTTCAGCGATGTGTTGATCAGTACCGCTTTCAGATCGGAAAAGTCAGTGGTATTTTCATCGCACAAGGTTTGCTGCTTTTGGTTTAAAGCCATATTTGAGCTCCGGATTGAGGTTGGGCTGAGGCGGGAAATCCCCAGCAAGGCTCAATTGAAAACCACGCTACCGGCTGAACTGGCAAAAATAAAAGCGCGACATAACGCCGCACCGCTCATCGCTGCAGCAGCGCAGACTGGTCAACACTGATCGTTTCAACGCTGCGTTGAAGTGTCTCATTCAGTGCCAGAACCACCTCGCATTGACGCTCATCAGGTGGCCTCTGGCTATCTTCCAGATCGATCAGGACCTGTTCCAGCCGGTGCGCCAGATCCGACACCTGAACAAAGCCGATGGTTCCGCTGCTGCCCTTCAATCTATGCGCCACAAACAGAGCATCCGAAAGGCCTGCAGCGCTGTCATCGGAACGTTCCGTCATTCTGACCAGCGCCGTATTGAGCGCGACCGCATCTGCTTTGAGCGTTGCACAATGTTTTTCGATCAGAACACGTAACTTGTCTTGCATGTGTGGCCTTTCACCGTGATGGCAGCCGATCTCTGCAGCACGAGTTGAGGATTGCAGCGTGCCATCTTGTCCTTCTGTTTGCAATGGACCCGATTGGCGCACTTGCGTCGCAGAATTCTGCGGTCCCATTAACCCTACAATTACACATCGGACAATAAAATGTGCCGGATGACAGCAACAGACAATTGACTTGATCAGCACATGGTAAATTTGAATTACAACCCGGTTTCAGGGCCGGTTCCCAGGCCAGCACCCAGTGCAGAAACCAGCTTGGCATCAGGCCCGGCAGAAGGCGCGATACCGGGCCCGGAAGTCTCCAAACGCGTCATTCTGGTGGAGGACAGTTCAGTCACCCAGGATCTGGTGCAACTGATCCTGACCCAACGCAACCATGTCGTCGACATATTTTCAGACGGTGCATCTGCATTGCAGGCATGGCAGTCCAATGATTATGATTTGGCACTGATTGATTTTCATCTTCCGGACATGACCGGTCCCGAGCTCGTTGTGGCATATCTGGAAAGCGCCCCTTCTGCTGCCCGCCCCTATCTGGTCGCAATTACCGGCGACGTGAAAGGCCTGCAGAGAGATCCTGCCAAATCCCGGCTGTTCGACCGGATCATGCCGAAACCGCTGGATATTGATCTTGTTTGCGATCTTGTGGAAGCAACCGGGCAGCCGGGCGATCCCTATCCTGTTCAAACTGCCGCCGCCGCAACAAGCCCCCAAATCGATGCCGGGCAGGCCCCCGAACCGATTGCCGGACCGGAGCAGACACGCAGACGGGCGCTTCCGCCCTCCATTGAAGCTCTTGAACTTACAGTCCTGCACTGGCCCCCGGCAGCGGGACAGCTCGGCAATCACCCCTCGGTCTATGACTTTGATGCAGTCTATGTCCACGATACTGACCGCTTGTCCCAGTTGTGGAGAGTTCCGGGAGCACATCTGCTTCCGGTTATTGACCTGACAGGCCAGCTTGGAGCATCGGCGGATCTCGACGCATCAAATCTGCGGATAAGCGATGTCGAACAACTCCATGATCTGATCCACGGGTTTTATGACAGGCGCACGCAATTGCAGACCGATCTCGTCCGCTCAAATGATCTTGCTGACCAGGTCTTGGGCCGCATCTATGTCTGCGGCAAAGGGCTTGAGCCGCGATACGATGGAGCAGACAGACGGCTGGTCGCCTTCAATACGACGCTCGACCCGGAGGTGGTTATCGCGCAGGAACAGGCGCTGGCGTCCAGGCAATTTCTCGAGACGGCCTTCTTCGACCGGTTTCACCTGTGTGGCAATTGCAGTTCAGCCCGTTTCAACGTGCGTGAGGAATGCCCGACCTGCCGATCATCAGATCTGCAGGAAGAATCCTACATTCACCATTTCCGCTGCGCCTATCAGGGACCAGAGTCCGATTTTCGTCAGGACGATGATCTGATATGCCCGAAATGCCGCAGGGAATTAAGTCATTTCGGCAATGATTACGATCGCCCCGGACAGATGGTGGTCTGCAACTCCTGCCGAACCGCAACCTCCGAACCTGCAGTTGGCTTTGTCTGTACAGACTGCGGCCAGAAAACCGATGGCGACGCCATAAAGACCCGCGATGTCGCCGCTGCCGTGATTTCTGACGAGGGTCTGCGCTATCTGAAGGCAGGGGCATCGCATCTCAGCTTGAGTTCGCGCTCGTTGCGCTTTGCCGATCTGTCGCTGGAACTGGTCATCGCCCTGAACAAGTCCGCACGGTCCTACAACACCGATGGCACACCATTCGTGCTGTGCTACATCGCCTATGAGGGGGAGCAACAGGCCAACAGCGAATTTGGCTCACGGCAAGTGGCTCAGGCCCGAAAAGTCTTTCTGGAAGCCATGCTGCAGGCCCTTCCGCCCACAGCGATCCGCAGCCGCAGCTCGGTCAATGATTACATTTTGCTGCCCGATACAGACGCCACACAGGCCCACGACCTGCTGGAGAAGGCGCATCACAGTGCGCGTGCGTCAATCCGTTTCGATCTGGCTGCGCGCCTCAGCTTGCTGGGCGCCGAGGATCTGGCAGCATGAGCCTGCTTGTTGAAGGGTTTGACTATCTGACAGCCCAAACCTTTCCCTCCCTGCTCTCGCTATTCTGGTTTGTGTTTATCTTCGAAATTCCGCGCTATTTTCTTAGCTTCGTGCTGATCCTGCTGGTCCGACGGCCGGCCCCGGTGAACCCGCAGCACCGCCCTGAAGATCACCGCCTCAGCGTGGTCATTGCCGGCCACAGTGAGGCCGATGCTGTCGAACGCGCGGTCGCAGGCATGCATGAGCAAAGTCTG from Pararhizobium sp. IMCC3301 includes the following:
- a CDS encoding Hpt domain-containing protein, giving the protein MQDKLRVLIEKHCATLKADAVALNTALVRMTERSDDSAAGLSDALFVAHRLKGSSGTIGFVQVSDLAHRLEQVLIDLEDSQRPPDERQCEVVLALNETLQRSVETISVDQSALLQR
- a CDS encoding response regulator, which encodes MVNLNYNPVSGPVPRPAPSAETSLASGPAEGAIPGPEVSKRVILVEDSSVTQDLVQLILTQRNHVVDIFSDGASALQAWQSNDYDLALIDFHLPDMTGPELVVAYLESAPSAARPYLVAITGDVKGLQRDPAKSRLFDRIMPKPLDIDLVCDLVEATGQPGDPYPVQTAAAATSPQIDAGQAPEPIAGPEQTRRRALPPSIEALELTVLHWPPAAGQLGNHPSVYDFDAVYVHDTDRLSQLWRVPGAHLLPVIDLTGQLGASADLDASNLRISDVEQLHDLIHGFYDRRTQLQTDLVRSNDLADQVLGRIYVCGKGLEPRYDGADRRLVAFNTTLDPEVVIAQEQALASRQFLETAFFDRFHLCGNCSSARFNVREECPTCRSSDLQEESYIHHFRCAYQGPESDFRQDDDLICPKCRRELSHFGNDYDRPGQMVVCNSCRTATSEPAVGFVCTDCGQKTDGDAIKTRDVAAAVISDEGLRYLKAGASHLSLSSRSLRFADLSLELVIALNKSARSYNTDGTPFVLCYIAYEGEQQANSEFGSRQVAQARKVFLEAMLQALPPTAIRSRSSVNDYILLPDTDATQAHDLLEKAHHSARASIRFDLAARLSLLGAEDLAA